In Cyanobacterium stanieri LEGE 03274, the following proteins share a genomic window:
- the plsX gene encoding phosphate acyltransferase PlsX: protein MASTRAKIAVDAMGGDRGPGVIVAGAIRAAAELDIDVLLVGDPQIIEAELANHDGANIQNIEIVPSEGVVSMDEGALTGVRRKPKASINVAMKLVKEKRAQGVVSAGHSGAAMAAASLSLGRIKGIDRPAIGAVFPTMYANKSVIVLDVGANVDCKPKYLEQFAVMGTIYSKYVLEVEEPKVGLVNIGEEATKGNELAKETHKLLSNNPAIPFLGNAEGRDVLSGDFDVIVCDGFVGNVLLKFAEAVGEIMLQIVKEELPFGVRGKVGSAILKPNLRRIKQRIDHAEHGGALLLGVPAVCIISHGSSQAPSIFNAIRVAKEAIDHQIVDRIQHYQTGGSLAQGDNLVSEVK, encoded by the coding sequence ATGGCATCAACACGAGCAAAAATAGCAGTGGACGCAATGGGCGGAGACAGAGGACCTGGAGTAATTGTCGCTGGGGCAATCAGGGCTGCCGCAGAATTAGACATTGACGTTCTCTTAGTCGGAGATCCTCAAATTATTGAAGCTGAACTGGCAAACCATGATGGAGCTAATATTCAAAATATTGAAATAGTACCCTCAGAAGGTGTTGTTTCCATGGACGAAGGAGCTTTAACAGGGGTTCGTCGTAAACCCAAAGCGTCTATTAATGTTGCCATGAAATTGGTTAAGGAAAAACGGGCTCAGGGAGTAGTTTCCGCAGGACATTCGGGAGCTGCCATGGCTGCTGCTTCCCTTTCTTTGGGTCGAATTAAAGGTATAGATCGCCCTGCCATTGGGGCTGTATTCCCTACCATGTATGCTAATAAATCAGTCATTGTTTTGGATGTGGGCGCTAATGTGGATTGTAAGCCTAAATACTTAGAACAATTTGCCGTCATGGGAACTATTTATAGTAAGTATGTATTGGAAGTAGAAGAACCCAAGGTAGGATTGGTAAATATTGGGGAGGAGGCCACCAAAGGAAATGAATTGGCAAAGGAAACCCATAAACTTTTGAGTAATAATCCTGCTATTCCTTTTTTGGGTAATGCTGAAGGTAGGGATGTGTTATCGGGGGATTTTGATGTTATCGTCTGTGATGGTTTTGTGGGTAATGTTTTACTAAAGTTTGCTGAGGCAGTGGGTGAAATTATGTTACAAATCGTCAAAGAGGAGTTACCTTTTGGGGTTAGGGGTAAAGTTGGTTCTGCTATCCTCAAGCCCAATCTAAGAAGAATTAAACAAAGAATTGATCATGCTGAACATGGGGGAGCTTTATTGTTAGGTGTTCCTGCGGTGTGTATTATTAGTCATGGTAGCTCTCAAGCTCCTTCTATTTTTAATGCCATCAGAGTAGCCAAAGAAGCTATCGATCATCAAATCGTCGATCGCATTCAGCACTATCAAACAGGTGGCTCGTTGGCACAAGGGGACAATTTAGTATCAGAAGTTAAATAA